A stretch of the Ornithodoros turicata isolate Travis chromosome 4, ASM3712646v1, whole genome shotgun sequence genome encodes the following:
- the LOC135391604 gene encoding eukaryotic translation initiation factor 3 subunit L-like encodes MNEPTDYVDMEYDSYGYGAHDMDMHGAYGYRQDGDFRSQYQLTEAMQSTLLYLKKAVQDGNVYEIQNIYENNLMKAMEQYFKTLPHPNSKEMAHILDDEVFTILYKELYYRQIYAKGAPKVEERVESYFNYCALFNYILSTDGPVALELPNQWLWEIIDEFVYQFQSFSQFCSALGKRTPDEMEALNQNPKVWNVHSVLNVLHSLVDKSNINLQLEVYTKGGDPDSVAGEFGRHPLYKMLGYFSLIGLLRLHSLLGDYYQAVKVLENLELNKKSLYSRVPACQITTYYYVGFAYLMMRRYADAIRTFSNILVYIQRTKHMFQQRTYQTDQINKQTEQMYALLAICLVLHPQRIDESILSQLKEKYNDRMNKMQKGDMNEFEEAFSFACPKFLTPVPPPTSPDKQKEVKTKGPMQQQLNVFLREVEGQIMIPTIRSFLKLYTTLPVSKLANFLDKADKAESFYSHLMSFKHKMKNVVWTKGSSSLDGEFQSGSEVDFFIDGNMIHIADTKVARRYGDFYIRQFHKFQELYRTVSTLQL; translated from the exons ATGAATGAACCGACAGACTACGTCGATATGGAG TACGATTCATATGGATACGGCGCGCATGACATGGACATGCACGGGGCCTACG GTTACAGACAAGATGGCGATTTCAGGAGCCAATACCAGCTCACTGAAGCAATGCAGAGCACTCTGCTGTACCTAAAGAAGGCGGTTCAGGATGGCAATGTGTATGAGATACAGAATATCTACGAGAACAA TTTAATGAAGGCGATGGAACAGTATTTCAAGACATTGCCCCACCCAAACTCAAAGGAGATGGCACACATCTTAGATG ATGAGGTGTTCACAATACTTTACAAGGAGTTGTACTACAGACAGATTTATGCCAAG GGAGCCCCCAAGGTAGAGGAACGTGTCGAATCGTACTTCAATTACTGCGCCCTCTTCAACTACATCCTAA GCACAGATGGGCCTGTTGCATTGGAGCTGCCCAACCAGTGGCTGTGGGAAATCATCGATGAATTTGTATATCAG TTCCAATCTTTCAGCCAGTTCTGCAGCGCCCTTGGCAAGCGTACTCCAGACGAGATGGAAGCACTCAACCAGAATCCCAAG GTGTGGAATGTGCACAGCGTGCTCAATGTACTGCACTCATTGGTGGACAAGTCCAACATCAACCTGCAGTTGGAGGTGTACACCAAAGGAGGCGACCCGGACAGCGTAGCCGGGGAATTTGGCCGCCACCCTCTCTACAAAATGCTGGGATACTTttctctcattggtctcctgcGTCTACACTCATTACTTGGCGACTACTACCAGGCTGTCAAGGTGCTCGAAAACCTGGAGCTCAACAAAAAG AGCCTGTACTCCCGGGTGCCCGCCTGCCAAATCACCACCTACTACTACGTGGGCTTCGCGTACTTGATGATGCGCCGCTATGCGGATGCAATCCGCACCTTCTCTAACATACTGGTGTACATCCAGCGCACTAAACACATGTTCCAGCAGCGCACCTATCAGACGGACCAGATCAACAAGCAGACTGAGCAGATGTACGCACTGCTGGCCATCTGCTTGGTGCTGCACCCGCAGCGCATCGATGAAAGCATCCTGTCACAGCTCAAGGAGAAGTACAATGACCGCATGAATAAGATGCAGAAGGG GGACATGAACGAGTTTGAGGAGGCGTTCAGTTTTGCTTGCCCGAAGTTCCTGACTCCGGTCCCACCGCCCACCTCACCTGACAAGCAGAAAGAGGTCAAGACAAAG GGCCCAATGCAACAGCAGCTGAATGTGTTCTTGCGTGAAGTAGAAGGACAGATCATGATACCCACAATCAGGAG CTTCCTCAAGTTGTACACCACTCTACCAGTCTCCAAGCTCGCCAACTTCCTGGACAAAGCG GACAAGGCAGAAAGCTTCTACAGCCACCTCATGAGTTTTAAG CACAAGATGAAGAATGTGGTGTGGACCAAGGGTTCCAGCAGCCTTGATGGAGAGTTCCAGTCTGGCTCCGAAGTAGACTTCTTCATTGATGGG AACATGATCCACATAGCGGACACCAAAGTGGCGAGACGTTACGGGGACTTCTATATTCGACAGTTCCACAAATTCCAAGAG CTGTACCGCACCGTGTCCACTCTTCAATTGTAA